The Myxococcota bacterium genome has a window encoding:
- the atpC gene encoding ATP synthase F1 subunit epsilon: MSLRLSVVTPSRSVVETDADSVVAPGSEGEFGVLPGHAPLLAALRPGVLTFSVGGRESRLALGGGFAEVTQERVTVLAPSAEAPDKIDATEAEARRANAARALDEAGVAAPLEEVAQLREALERAQARVDVLRGPV; the protein is encoded by the coding sequence GTGAGTCTGCGGCTCTCGGTGGTGACTCCCAGCCGCTCGGTCGTCGAGACCGACGCGGATTCGGTCGTCGCGCCGGGCAGCGAGGGCGAGTTCGGCGTGCTGCCGGGCCACGCGCCGCTGCTGGCGGCGCTGCGCCCGGGCGTGCTGACCTTCTCGGTCGGCGGCCGGGAGAGCCGGCTCGCGCTCGGCGGCGGCTTCGCCGAAGTGACTCAGGAGCGCGTGACCGTGCTCGCGCCCAGTGCCGAGGCGCCGGACAAGATCGACGCCACGGAAGCCGAGGCGCGCCGCGCCAACGCCGCCCGGGCGCTGGACGAGGCCGGCGTGGCCGCGCCGCTGGAAGAGGTCGCGCAGCTGCGCGAAGCGCTGGAACGCGCCCAGGCGCGAGTGGACGTGCTGCGCGGGCCCGTTTGA